The Belonocnema kinseyi isolate 2016_QV_RU_SX_M_011 chromosome 10, B_treatae_v1, whole genome shotgun sequence genome has a window encoding:
- the LOC117182197 gene encoding uncharacterized protein LOC117182197, producing the protein MESNCAQLLRDFGFEKYIPQFEAALFNDIESLEALVSQPNLLAQMIGPLGQRAKFVAKMEKFISEQKEEAATDVKKEMPDENLIPAVRGLDSSFTAAELAELLENQPVIKVESSNAEREESNAFEEPPAKRIRTSNDVLELLQLTVDGKYLLGLYAIKGFDNKNRVRLANCIINAEYGADANKVIGTARFKELARQINEVFPDEEETTYYVPAYTPRGGKTVIARGKLYDKYTALNKELREANLRKKRPTQSEDIEPNNLIPENNEGNTDMEVCLKFLETCLKPWDLIVDYWKRTSAYRLNSLLNDIAPKANVESYLQRYACLKQPKGYTLLEIDFKNRFTEGSLRLFSHWGSFSDKVKRELATTGVHKFESDVDLIQKFVQLFSICPVKVPKGKAWRASRADIQQGCMLHIKVMSDFEKEIEKINALATEKGFSVQPFPLVVGMTLKDINSSYVVIDGQPILVESPLRALEVAFKCYFALHCEYPIQSQRQWTVLQKTLFGVHVPYDRINPIANLPEVKRLIKKLQC; encoded by the exons CGGCTTTATTCAATGACATAGAGAGCCTGGAGGCGCTCGTTTCCCAACCGAATCTACTGGCCCAGATGATTGGCCCTTTAGGCCAAAGGGCGAAATTTGtcgcaaaaatggaaaagtttatcTCAGAGCAGAAAGAAGAAGCTGCT ACTGATGTAAAGAAAGAGATGCCTGATGAAAATCTGATACCTGCAGTAAGAGGATTGGACAGTAGCTTCACGGCCGCCGAACTGGCAGAATTATTGGAAAATCAGCCAGTAATTAAGGTAGAAAGCAGCAATGCCGAGAGAGAGGAGTCGAATGCTTTTGAGGAACCACCAGCTAAAAGAATCAGAACTAGCAAT gACGTGCTCGAGCTTTTGCAACTGACTGTGGATGGGAAATACTTACTCGGATTATACGCCATCAAAGGCTTTGACAACAAGAATAGAGTGAGGCTGGCCAACTGCATTATCAATGCTGAGTATGGTGCTGACGCAAATAAAGT GATAGGAACTGCTCGTTTTAAAGAGCTGGCACGTCAAATCAATGAAGTTTTTCCGGATGAGGAGGAG ACTACCTATTATGTACCTGCATACACTCCAAGGGGAGGCAAAACAGTAATTGCCAGGGGCAAGCTTTATGATAAATACACAGCGCTCAATAAGGAATTGAGGGAGGCCAATCTGAGGAAAAAGAGACCTACACAGTCGGAAGATATCGAGCCAAATAATCTAATTCCGGAAAATAACGAAG GTAATACAGATATGGAGGTTTGTCTCAAATTTTTAGAGACTTGTCTTAAGCCATGGGATTTAATCGTCGACTACTGGAAGCGTACCTCAGCTTATAGGCTGAACAGTCTTTTGAATGATATTGCACCAAAAGCCAATGTGGAAAGTTACTTGCAGAGATATGCATGCCTGAAGCAACCAAAGGGATATACACTG TTGGAGATAGATTTCAAGAACCGATTCACTGAAGGAAGCCTAAGATTATTTTCGCACTGGGGATCCTTTTCTGACAAAGTGAAGCGAGAACTTGCGACAACTGGAGTTCATAAATTTG AATCTGATGTTGATCTTATACAGAAATTTGTCCAGCTGTTTTCAATTTGCCCAGTAAAAGTGCCGAAAGGAAAGGCTTGGAGAGCATCTAGGGCGGATATTCAGCAAGGATGTATGCTGCATATCAag GTCATGTCTGATTTCGAGAAGgagatagaaaaaataaatgCGTTGGCAACAGAAAAAGGCTTCTCCGTGCAACCGTTTCCTCTTGTAGTCGGTATGACCCTAAAGGATATTAATTCGAGTTATGTTGTAATTGATGGTCAACCCATCTTAGTTGAAAGTCCTTTGCGCGCCTTGGAAGTGgcttttaaatgttattttgccCTCCATTGTGAATATCCCATTCAAAGTCAAAGACAGTGGACAGTACTTCAAAAAACACTGTTTGGTGTCCATGTACCTTATGACAGGATCAATCCGATAGCCAATCTCCCAGAGGttaaaagattgattaaaaaattacagtGTTGA